One genomic window of Dermacentor andersoni chromosome 8, qqDerAnde1_hic_scaffold, whole genome shotgun sequence includes the following:
- the LOC126529024 gene encoding glycogen synthase kinase-3-like, with product MARKLTAFSTTGANNPSSGGYYHLPITDIVITKRDGQKVKTVQVVRSDGPDDELIEMSYISTKVIGKGTFGVVQQIKLVDTGEVYAVKWVRQDRKFKNRELQIIRSLAHPNITRLCYFFCTLDKNKDTVYLNLIMEYIPETVHRVIMHYSRNKHTFPLFFIKLYMYQVLRGLAYIHMLGICHRDIKPQNLLCDPDKCVVKVCDFGSAKILIKDEPNVAYICSRYYRAPELILGATEYTTMVDVWSAGCVLAEFFIARPVFPGDSNLDQFSEIMRILGTPTEEQVLQMNPNWTECRFPKRKSVPWEKVLEGKGTAKAIDLLARLLDYVPSKRITCFDGMAHGFFDDLRVTGATLPDGGPLPPLFNFSAEELQVNPSINHLLRPQQTGISSNAMSRKGSLAKK from the exons ATGGCGAGAAAGCTGACCGCTTTCTCCACGACGGGTGCCAACAACCCCAGCAGTGGCGGATACTACCACCTGCCAATCACcgacattgtgatcaccaagcgCGACGGGCAGAAG GTGAAGACGGTGCAAGTGGTTCGGTCCGACGGGCCCGACGACGAGCTGATCGAGATGTCGTACATCAGCACTAAGGTGATCGGCAAGGGAACCTTCGGGGTCGTCCAGCAGATCAAGCTGGTCGACACGGGCGAAGTGTACGCCGTCAAGTGGGTGCGCCAAGACCGCAAGTTCAAGAACCGCGAGCTGCAGATCATCCGGTCGCTCGCCCATCCCAACATCACGCGGCTGTGCTACTTCTTCTGCACGCTGGACAAGAACAAGGACACGGTCTACCTCAACCTCATCATGGAGTACATCCCGGAGACCGTCCACAGGGTCATCATGCACTACAGCCGGAACAAGCACACCTTCCCGCTCTTCTTCATCAAGCTCTACATGTACCAG GTCCTTCGGGGCCTGGCGTACATTCACATGCTCGGCATCTGTCACCGGGACATCAAGCCGCAGAACCTTCTCTGCGACCCGGACAAGTGCGTGGTCAAGGTGTGCGACTTCGGCTCGGCCAAGATCCTCATCAAGGACGAGCCGAACGTGGCGTACATTTGCTCGCGCTACTACCGGGCGCCCGAGCTCATCCTGGGCGCCACCGAGTACACCACCATGGTGGACGTCTGGTCGGCGGGATGCGTGCTCGCCGAGTTCTTCATCGCGAGGCCCGTCTTTCCCGGAGACAGCAACCTGGACCAGTTCTCCGAGATCATGCGCATCCTGGGCACGCCCACCGAGGAGCAGGTGCTGCAGATGAACCCGAACTGGACCGAGTGCCGTTTCCCCAAGCGCAAGTCGGTGCCTTGGGAGAAAGTTCTCGAGGGCAAAGGGACGGCCAAGGCCATCGACCTGCTCGCCAGGCTCCTGGACTACGTGCCCAGCAAGCGCATCACGTGTTTCGACGGCATGGCGCACGGCTTCTTCGACGACCTGCGCGTGACCGGGGCCACGCTGCCGGACGGCGGCCCGCTGCCGCCCCTGTTCAACTTTTCGGCCGAGGAGCTCCAGGTGAACCCGTCCATCAACCACCTGCTGCGACCCCAACAGACGGGCATATCCAGTAACGCGATGTCCAGAAAGGGCTCGTTAGCGAAGAAGTGA